The following are encoded in a window of Salinigranum halophilum genomic DNA:
- a CDS encoding MFS transporter, with protein sequence MVFLVNLARVIFAPLVGEFITVFDVGEATAGAIATAVWFGSALPRLPAGWLLTRVPRHRVILGTGLVLTGASAFTATADTVLTLAAGALLMGLSSGVYFVAANPLVSELYPQGVGRAMGIHGMASQVAAVIAAPLVTLALVYSWRVAFVCIGVAAFVVTVALFVTARRTDLPTAGVDDRDLLAGIKREWRLVVVGVVILGTTGFVWQGLFNFYELYMRTKGLSPAMAKNTLTVVFAAGVPAFFVSGRLADRLPHVPYLLGIVATFAACVFLLTTTTGFLALFVVTAAIGYVIHSLFPAMDTFLLDTMPDETRGSAYAAYSTGMMFSQAGGSGTVGTLVERGIAYDTVFAGFALCLVGIVAVLGALRLLGRLPGTAGGSVVADRLGERESDCD encoded by the coding sequence ATGGTGTTCCTCGTGAACCTCGCACGCGTCATCTTCGCCCCGCTCGTCGGCGAGTTCATCACCGTCTTCGACGTCGGCGAGGCCACCGCCGGCGCCATCGCGACGGCGGTCTGGTTCGGTAGCGCCCTCCCTCGCCTCCCGGCCGGGTGGCTCCTCACGCGGGTCCCGCGACACCGGGTCATCCTCGGGACGGGCCTCGTCCTCACGGGCGCGTCGGCGTTCACCGCGACGGCCGACACCGTCCTCACGCTCGCCGCTGGCGCGCTGTTGATGGGGCTATCCTCCGGCGTCTACTTCGTCGCCGCCAACCCGCTCGTGAGCGAACTCTACCCCCAGGGCGTCGGGCGTGCGATGGGCATCCACGGGATGGCCTCGCAGGTCGCTGCGGTCATCGCCGCCCCGCTGGTGACGCTCGCACTCGTGTACTCGTGGCGCGTCGCGTTCGTCTGTATCGGCGTCGCCGCCTTCGTGGTCACCGTCGCCCTGTTCGTGACCGCCCGGCGGACGGACCTCCCCACGGCCGGCGTGGACGACCGTGACCTCCTCGCGGGTATCAAGCGCGAGTGGCGGCTCGTCGTCGTCGGCGTCGTCATCCTCGGAACGACCGGCTTCGTCTGGCAGGGGCTGTTCAACTTCTACGAACTGTACATGCGCACGAAGGGGCTCTCGCCCGCGATGGCGAAGAACACCCTCACCGTGGTGTTCGCCGCGGGCGTCCCCGCCTTCTTCGTCTCCGGACGCCTCGCCGACCGCCTCCCCCACGTCCCGTACCTCCTGGGAATCGTGGCCACGTTCGCGGCCTGTGTGTTCCTCCTGACGACGACGACGGGCTTTCTCGCGCTCTTCGTCGTCACGGCCGCCATCGGCTACGTCATCCACAGCCTCTTCCCGGCGATGGACACCTTCCTGCTCGACACTATGCCCGACGAGACGCGCGGGAGCGCCTACGCCGCGTACTCGACGGGGATGATGTTCTCGCAGGCCGGCGGCTCCGGGACCGTCGGGACGCTCGTCGAGCGCGGCATCGCGTACGACACGGTGTTCGCTGGCTTCGCGCTCTGTCTCGTCGGCATCGTCGCCGTCCTCGGCGCGCTCCGACTCCTCGGTCGACTCCCAGGGACGGCGGGCGGGTCGGTCGTCGCCGACCGACTCGGCGAGCGGGAGAGCGACTGTGACTGA
- a CDS encoding glycosyltransferase family protein, which translates to MEYVQERITTLHDLGDATPAAPVDRAAVVVPMTEREYAGLAAERVLSALERVAPARVVVPLRASAERAGAFTEWLAEYDLPLTVVWCDGPRIESLLTEHGLDGPRGKGRDVWLALGAALSEEFVVFHDADTKTYDATYVPRLLFPLAHGHAFSKGYYARVEDRRLYGRLFRLFYAPLVRALGEAHDHDVLDYLAAFRYALAGEFAATSDLAASLRVERSWGLEVGTLGDAFAHAGFDGSAQVDLGAYEHDHRSVSGPTGLSDMSRGVGRALFTAVEAHGVTPEYATLPDRYRETARRFVRAYGLDAAFNGFEHPSDEERSQVDRYAEAVVSPTGDDRLPAWADAPITPRDVRECADADLREVRE; encoded by the coding sequence ATGGAGTACGTCCAAGAGCGCATCACGACGCTCCACGACCTCGGGGACGCCACACCGGCGGCACCGGTCGACCGGGCCGCCGTGGTCGTGCCGATGACGGAGCGCGAGTACGCCGGACTCGCGGCCGAGCGCGTGCTCTCGGCGCTCGAACGCGTCGCCCCCGCCCGCGTCGTCGTGCCCCTCCGCGCCTCGGCCGAACGGGCCGGCGCTTTCACCGAGTGGCTCGCCGAGTACGACCTCCCGCTCACCGTGGTCTGGTGCGATGGCCCACGGATCGAGTCACTGCTGACGGAACACGGCCTCGACGGTCCCCGCGGCAAGGGTCGCGACGTGTGGCTCGCGCTCGGCGCTGCGCTCTCCGAGGAGTTCGTCGTGTTCCACGACGCCGACACGAAGACGTACGACGCCACGTACGTCCCCCGGCTCCTGTTCCCGCTCGCGCACGGTCACGCGTTCTCGAAGGGCTACTACGCCCGCGTGGAGGACCGGCGGCTCTACGGGCGGCTCTTCCGCCTCTTCTACGCGCCGCTGGTCCGCGCGCTCGGCGAGGCGCACGACCACGACGTCCTCGACTATCTCGCCGCCTTCCGCTACGCGCTCGCCGGGGAGTTCGCCGCGACGAGCGACCTCGCCGCGAGCCTCCGCGTGGAGCGCTCTTGGGGGCTCGAGGTCGGGACGCTCGGTGACGCGTTCGCCCACGCTGGGTTCGACGGCAGCGCGCAGGTCGACCTCGGCGCGTACGAACACGACCACCGTTCGGTCTCCGGCCCCACCGGGCTCTCGGACATGTCCCGTGGCGTCGGTCGGGCGCTCTTTACGGCCGTCGAAGCACACGGTGTCACCCCCGAGTACGCCACGCTCCCCGACCGCTACCGCGAGACGGCGCGCCGGTTCGTCCGCGCGTACGGCCTCGATGCGGCCTTCAACGGCTTCGAACACCCCTCCGACGAGGAGCGCTCACAGGTGGACCGCTACGCCGAGGCGGTCGTCTCGCCCACCGGTGACGACCGCCTCCCGGCGTGGGCGGACGCCCCCATCACGCCGCGTGACGTGCGCGAGTGCGCCGACGCGGACCTCCGGGAGGTCCGAGAGTGA
- a CDS encoding DUF7109 family protein, whose protein sequence is MSTSTPFDTGALPVADADELAGVVDLFGALTSTQVVAALVELAYRQRGSVDEAAVQAAADRAVGWAVERYYLVEYASSDATARADDGDGSGDVDPLLTVGPVAFPTLPEAAEDLPHILDVETRSVSRESLARAVETRLRGDAARAVVAEDEARIQHLFDVTYDLEAWAPVDVSEVRERLEDALASAGDSSP, encoded by the coding sequence GTGAGCACGTCCACTCCGTTCGACACCGGTGCGCTGCCCGTCGCCGACGCCGACGAACTCGCGGGCGTCGTCGACTTGTTCGGCGCGCTCACGTCCACGCAGGTGGTCGCCGCGCTCGTCGAACTCGCCTACCGCCAGCGCGGGAGCGTCGACGAGGCGGCTGTCCAGGCGGCGGCCGACCGCGCGGTCGGATGGGCCGTCGAGCGATACTACCTGGTCGAGTACGCGTCGAGTGATGCCACAGCGCGCGCTGACGACGGCGACGGCAGCGGCGACGTCGACCCGCTCCTCACCGTCGGGCCGGTCGCGTTCCCGACGCTCCCCGAGGCGGCCGAGGACCTCCCGCACATCCTCGACGTCGAGACGCGCTCGGTGTCGCGGGAGTCGCTGGCGCGGGCCGTCGAGACGCGACTGCGGGGCGACGCGGCCCGGGCGGTCGTCGCCGAGGACGAGGCGCGCATCCAGCACCTGTTCGACGTCACCTACGACCTGGAGGCGTGGGCACCCGTCGACGTAAGCGAAGTCCGCGAGCGACTCGAGGACGCGCTGGCGTCCGCCGGCGACTCGTCGCCGTAA
- a CDS encoding NUDIX hydrolase yields MDLSGVGRHTPASLEGMSRQAAVVAPVVARDGEDHLLFTKRADHLGEHAGQMSFPGGGREPSDESLEATALREANEEIGLRPEETELYGRLDDIETVTDYSVRPFVGRIPDREYTPDEREVAEITVLPVAALADDANYESELRDHPHYGEIRIHFFHVDGYTVWGATGRMLVQLLELTTDWRMPPEVDRVVGPDADLPV; encoded by the coding sequence ATGGACCTCTCCGGCGTCGGCCGTCACACGCCCGCCTCGCTCGAGGGGATGTCGCGGCAGGCGGCGGTCGTCGCCCCCGTCGTCGCCCGCGACGGTGAAGACCACCTCCTGTTCACCAAGCGCGCGGACCACCTCGGCGAACACGCCGGGCAGATGAGCTTCCCGGGTGGCGGCCGCGAGCCGAGCGACGAGTCGCTCGAGGCGACGGCGCTCCGGGAGGCGAACGAGGAGATCGGACTCCGACCCGAAGAGACCGAACTGTACGGCCGCCTCGACGACATCGAGACGGTCACCGACTACTCGGTTCGCCCGTTCGTCGGCCGCATCCCCGACCGCGAGTACACCCCCGACGAGCGCGAGGTCGCCGAGATAACCGTCCTCCCGGTCGCGGCGCTCGCCGACGACGCCAACTACGAGTCCGAACTCCGCGACCACCCCCACTACGGCGAGATACGCATCCACTTCTTCCACGTCGACGGCTACACCGTCTGGGGCGCGACGGGACGGATGCTCGTCCAACTGCTGGAACTCACGACCGACTGGCGGATGCCGCCGGAGGTCGACCGCGTGGTCGGCCCCGACGCGGACCTGCCGGTCTGA
- a CDS encoding DoxX family protein codes for MTTNSVEWLGKPIEFAYAESLTGYVTVIVRLVTGYWFLNAGVSKYAFVSGEAFNAAGWLANGTAGSPIHGFFLFAAETPWLLSFTNLAMPVGQTLIGLALILGAFTRFAAFWGAFLMVFFYLGNADWAHGYVNGDLFGFLMFVIVGTLAAGRIIGLDRVFEATTLVKERPALKYLLG; via the coding sequence ATGACTACCAACAGCGTCGAGTGGCTTGGCAAGCCCATCGAGTTCGCGTACGCGGAATCGCTCACTGGATACGTAACGGTCATCGTGCGGCTCGTCACCGGCTACTGGTTCCTCAACGCCGGCGTGAGCAAGTACGCCTTCGTCTCGGGTGAGGCGTTCAACGCGGCCGGCTGGCTCGCCAACGGGACGGCCGGCAGCCCGATTCACGGCTTCTTCCTCTTCGCGGCGGAGACGCCGTGGCTGCTCAGCTTCACGAACCTCGCCATGCCCGTCGGCCAGACGCTCATCGGCCTCGCACTCATCCTCGGGGCGTTCACCCGGTTCGCCGCCTTCTGGGGCGCGTTCCTGATGGTGTTCTTCTACCTCGGCAACGCCGACTGGGCGCACGGCTACGTCAACGGGGACCTGTTCGGGTTCTTGATGTTCGTCATCGTCGGCACCCTCGCCGCAGGACGCATCATCGGTCTCGACCGGGTCTTCGAGGCGACCACGCTCGTGAAGGAACGGCCGGCACTGAAGTACCTGCTCGGGTGA
- a CDS encoding DUF7388 family protein yields MLTGERAVSETGLDAVALKPTECDVRRALDVPLSTVAIDYEGPDSLPDGAVLERLAAERTVRLTTPVRADGFDPLGDDSRWASIPAGVDQVLVAGHGAYLTDDETQRAVAPRLRAARERAPDAWVGTEGIERIALAAGGTQYELLSRSTRRDVRALRATGFDGEVALYAPTVLTDDEDTMLDAVGAYAARRRPVARALPEGASTDATASGRARDVLSAAVRDYALVGTPEVVSERIRELKGAGVDLVVGYPARGVDEFCG; encoded by the coding sequence ATGTTGACCGGTGAGCGTGCCGTCTCGGAGACGGGCCTCGACGCCGTCGCACTGAAGCCCACCGAGTGCGACGTGCGCCGCGCGCTCGACGTACCGCTCTCGACCGTCGCAATCGACTACGAGGGTCCCGACTCGCTGCCGGACGGGGCGGTCCTCGAACGGCTGGCCGCCGAACGGACGGTCAGGCTCACGACTCCCGTCCGGGCCGACGGCTTCGACCCGCTCGGCGACGACTCGCGCTGGGCGTCGATTCCGGCCGGTGTCGACCAGGTGCTCGTGGCCGGGCACGGCGCGTATCTCACGGACGACGAAACACAGCGTGCCGTCGCCCCACGGCTCCGTGCGGCGCGCGAGCGGGCACCCGATGCGTGGGTCGGCACCGAGGGAATCGAACGCATCGCGCTCGCCGCCGGAGGGACGCAGTACGAACTGCTCTCGCGGTCGACGCGCCGCGACGTCCGCGCGCTCCGGGCGACAGGCTTCGACGGCGAAGTCGCCCTCTACGCGCCAACGGTGTTGACCGACGACGAGGACACGATGCTCGACGCGGTGGGCGCGTACGCGGCCCGCCGTCGCCCCGTCGCCCGCGCGCTCCCCGAGGGCGCTTCGACCGATGCGACCGCTTCGGGCCGGGCGCGCGACGTCCTCTCCGCGGCGGTCCGTGACTACGCGCTCGTCGGCACGCCCGAGGTGGTGTCCGAGCGGATTCGCGAACTGAAGGGGGCCGGCGTCGACCTCGTCGTCGGGTACCCCGCCCGGGGCGTCGACGAGTTCTGCGGCTGA
- a CDS encoding Hsp20 family protein: MTGIREIGESVANTVLERVGRGMSRVQERKPLPHDLLESEDAYLVVFDSPGVQRSDVQVRFLDGQVQIRIDRFREFYDGFEMRFPGRGLSLDGEVTLPDDAAVDADGASATLADNGTLRIRIPKDDRATDVEVRDEADDVSDES, translated from the coding sequence ATGACAGGCATTCGCGAGATCGGAGAGTCGGTGGCCAACACGGTCCTAGAGCGGGTCGGTCGCGGGATGAGCCGGGTGCAGGAACGAAAACCCCTCCCGCACGACCTCCTCGAGAGCGAGGACGCGTATCTGGTCGTCTTCGACAGCCCGGGCGTCCAGCGCTCCGACGTGCAGGTCCGTTTCCTCGATGGACAGGTACAGATTCGCATCGACCGCTTCCGAGAGTTCTACGACGGCTTCGAGATGCGCTTCCCCGGCCGCGGCCTCTCGCTCGACGGCGAGGTGACGCTCCCCGACGACGCGGCCGTCGACGCTGACGGCGCCTCCGCGACGCTCGCCGACAACGGCACCCTCCGCATCCGCATCCCCAAGGACGACCGCGCGACGGACGTCGAGGTCCGAGACGAAGCGGACGACGTGTCCGACGAGTCCTGA
- a CDS encoding DUF7559 family protein has product MPKTEEIRCLNPDCELDMFENHYTYDVPEDLSVTDLQCPYCGETDTLERIEL; this is encoded by the coding sequence ATGCCGAAAACAGAGGAGATCAGATGTCTCAACCCGGACTGTGAGTTGGACATGTTCGAGAACCACTACACCTACGACGTCCCCGAAGACCTCTCTGTGACGGACCTGCAGTGTCCGTACTGTGGGGAGACCGACACGCTCGAACGCATCGAACTCTGA
- a CDS encoding DUF429 domain-containing protein, producing MCGEFTPPSVVYGVVYGRNRRGVADQGVSETWVCRAVVTDDTLTVDRCAPVEDWFDDPESPDTTASSSSDAPDGRLPLTTFLADLPPTAAAGIDFPFGLPERVVAEDTWTEFLRTLPTWCTSPADLRWRCERRVRLVDGSSDIRVRATDAPLSALSPFDDRIVASTFFGLRDVLRPLVLTDRVRVPPMTAPQSDRPFVIEVYPAGTLVDLELFSDDSDEASDPVRREATVDGLAEAADCVLDVDRTAHERIVGDDAALESLVAAYAVYRNTRTAASLRVSDPRRHIEGQVFV from the coding sequence ATGTGTGGAGAGTTCACACCGCCGTCTGTCGTCTACGGCGTCGTCTACGGCAGGAATCGCCGCGGGGTCGCGGACCAGGGCGTGAGTGAGACGTGGGTCTGTCGGGCCGTCGTCACCGACGACACGCTCACCGTCGACCGGTGTGCCCCCGTCGAGGACTGGTTCGACGACCCGGAGTCCCCCGACACGACAGCGTCGTCCTCCTCGGACGCGCCCGACGGCAGACTGCCGCTCACGACGTTCCTCGCGGACCTCCCACCAACGGCCGCCGCCGGCATCGATTTTCCCTTCGGACTCCCCGAGCGCGTCGTCGCCGAGGACACCTGGACGGAGTTTCTCCGCACGCTCCCCACGTGGTGTACCAGTCCGGCCGACCTCCGCTGGCGGTGTGAACGCCGGGTTCGACTGGTCGACGGGTCGTCCGACATCCGCGTCCGGGCGACGGACGCGCCGCTGAGTGCGCTGTCACCGTTCGACGACCGTATCGTGGCGTCGACGTTCTTCGGCCTCCGCGATGTGCTTCGCCCGCTCGTCCTGACTGACCGGGTTCGCGTGCCGCCGATGACCGCTCCGCAGTCGGACCGGCCGTTCGTCATCGAGGTGTACCCCGCGGGCACGCTCGTCGACCTCGAACTGTTCTCCGACGACTCGGACGAGGCGTCGGACCCGGTGCGTCGCGAGGCGACGGTCGACGGCCTCGCGGAGGCGGCCGACTGCGTCCTCGACGTCGACCGTACGGCGCACGAACGAATCGTCGGCGACGACGCGGCGCTCGAGAGTCTCGTCGCGGCCTACGCCGTCTACCGGAACACCCGCACGGCCGCGTCGCTGCGCGTCTCCGACCCTCGGCGACACATCGAGGGGCAGGTCTTCGTCTGA
- a CDS encoding radical SAM protein: protein MTEAPASTPAGGTHDPASLHVVIVDGYVDEPAHFGVPPYVSTYPRYTAGALVDAGVPPQQITYHTIDELRDERRKWRAVADADLMVYVGGMTVPGKYVGGTPAEPDEVKELAWTADGTTLMGGPVKFGVGEKNEGASDMERKDLDYDFVAKGDVEAAAYDLVSSGLEGFGDRMRGYDEVERWASKGAFVVEQHPNHPDYLIAELETSRGCAYRCSFCTEPLYGDPNFRTPASVVREVDRLSDAGVRHFRLGRQADILAFGGDGEAPNPDALRELYAGIREVVPDLGTLHLDNMNPVTIVDYPEQSREAIRVIAEHNTPGDTAAFGLESADPVVQEENNLLVSAEECLEAVRVVNEEGGWRPGDEEQRGPSLEGDRLPKLLPGINLVHGLMGERPETYEHNKRFLKRVYDEGLMLRRINIRQVMAFAGTEMSETGADIAKEHKQQFKPYKREIREEVDRPMLRRVLPPGTVLEGVHLEYHQDGKTFGRQLGTYSLLVAIPGERPLGETLDVAIVDYGYRSVTGVPYPLDLNAASLDELTSIPGIGSRTAGDIVVGRPYAAVEEAPASADVDLSRFVTVSAARGD from the coding sequence ATGACAGAGGCACCAGCATCGACGCCGGCCGGAGGGACACACGACCCGGCGTCGCTTCACGTCGTCATCGTCGACGGCTACGTCGACGAGCCTGCGCACTTCGGGGTGCCGCCGTACGTCTCCACGTATCCGCGCTACACCGCCGGTGCGCTCGTCGACGCCGGCGTGCCGCCCCAGCAGATCACCTACCACACGATCGACGAACTCCGCGACGAGCGACGGAAGTGGCGGGCCGTCGCCGACGCCGACCTGATGGTGTACGTCGGGGGGATGACGGTCCCCGGGAAGTACGTCGGCGGGACGCCCGCCGAACCCGACGAGGTGAAGGAACTGGCGTGGACCGCCGACGGGACGACGCTGATGGGCGGTCCCGTGAAGTTCGGTGTCGGCGAGAAGAACGAGGGCGCCTCCGACATGGAGCGCAAGGACCTCGACTACGACTTCGTCGCGAAGGGTGACGTCGAGGCCGCCGCGTACGACCTCGTCTCCTCGGGACTCGAGGGGTTCGGCGACCGCATGCGTGGCTACGACGAAGTGGAACGCTGGGCCTCGAAAGGGGCGTTCGTCGTCGAACAGCACCCCAACCACCCCGACTACCTCATCGCCGAACTGGAGACGTCTCGCGGCTGTGCGTACCGGTGTTCGTTCTGCACCGAACCGCTCTACGGCGACCCGAACTTTCGAACGCCGGCGTCCGTCGTCAGAGAGGTCGACCGCCTCTCCGACGCCGGCGTTCGGCACTTCCGTCTCGGCCGCCAGGCGGACATCCTCGCCTTCGGCGGTGACGGCGAGGCGCCCAACCCCGACGCGCTCCGCGAGTTGTACGCCGGTATCCGTGAGGTGGTGCCCGACCTCGGCACCTTGCACCTGGACAACATGAACCCGGTGACCATCGTCGACTACCCCGAGCAGTCGCGCGAGGCCATCCGAGTCATCGCCGAGCACAACACGCCGGGCGACACGGCGGCGTTCGGCCTCGAATCCGCCGACCCCGTCGTTCAGGAGGAGAACAACCTCCTCGTCTCGGCGGAGGAGTGTCTCGAAGCCGTCCGCGTCGTCAACGAGGAGGGCGGGTGGCGTCCCGGCGACGAGGAGCAGCGCGGCCCGAGTCTCGAGGGTGACCGCCTCCCGAAACTGCTCCCCGGCATCAACCTCGTCCACGGCCTCATGGGCGAGCGGCCCGAGACGTACGAGCACAACAAGCGCTTCCTGAAACGAGTGTACGACGAGGGGCTGATGCTCCGCCGCATCAACATCCGGCAGGTGATGGCGTTCGCGGGCACGGAGATGTCCGAAACCGGTGCGGACATCGCGAAGGAGCACAAACAGCAGTTCAAACCCTACAAACGGGAGATTCGCGAGGAGGTCGACCGACCGATGCTGCGGCGGGTCCTCCCCCCGGGGACGGTCCTCGAGGGCGTCCACCTCGAGTACCACCAGGACGGGAAGACGTTCGGCCGCCAACTGGGGACGTACTCCCTGCTCGTGGCGATTCCCGGCGAACGCCCCCTGGGTGAGACGCTCGACGTCGCCATCGTCGACTACGGTTATCGGTCGGTCACCGGGGTGCCGTACCCGCTCGACCTGAACGCGGCGTCGCTCGACGAACTCACGTCGATTCCGGGAATCGGCTCGCGTACCGCCGGCGACATCGTCGTCGGACGACCCTACGCCGCCGTCGAAGAGGCCCCCGCGAGCGCCGACGTCGACCTCTCGCGGTTCGTGACTGTCTCGGCCGCCCGGGGCGACTGA
- a CDS encoding TRAM domain-containing protein, whose protein sequence is MEISDKLMCLFNAEVRSEDDRYVVEIPRREVETGSVDPGEIYRVALISRREATESRSERKQTDTSEPQPPVEVGELRYVEIEDIGKQGDGIARVERGYVIIVPGAEVGERVKVEVTEVKSNFAVGEIIEEDF, encoded by the coding sequence ATGGAAATCTCAGATAAGCTCATGTGTTTGTTCAACGCCGAGGTTCGGTCCGAAGACGACAGGTACGTCGTCGAAATCCCCCGTCGGGAGGTCGAGACGGGAAGCGTCGACCCGGGCGAGATCTATCGCGTCGCCCTCATCTCTCGTCGGGAGGCAACGGAGTCCCGCTCGGAGCGAAAGCAGACCGACACGTCGGAGCCACAGCCGCCGGTCGAGGTCGGCGAACTCCGCTACGTCGAAATCGAGGACATCGGCAAGCAGGGGGACGGCATCGCCCGCGTCGAGCGCGGCTACGTCATCATCGTCCCCGGCGCGGAGGTCGGCGAACGGGTGAAGGTCGAGGTGACGGAGGTCAAATCGAACTTCGCCGTCGGCGAGATCATCGAAGAGGACTTCTGA
- a CDS encoding YkgJ family cysteine cluster protein has protein sequence MSTESSPPSLEEELARARALDVAALADAVESIGFECTRCGACCKGYETCGSEGGGDESEGERAGEREPHTATVFPDEVRRLMGTAGERTAYDWRDVARPMPYGLSEGADGLEGETFEWALQTTGCGDCTFYREVDGQGACAVHDARPLVCRTYPFSVALGGTSQPMGEAVDEEGMVRAHECEGLGRDISRADAEELAAALKQRAVRELEEAIGVRDTYEPTNVEGVVVHDSEGQKRPDGRPLDVD, from the coding sequence GTGTCCACGGAGTCGTCCCCGCCGTCGCTGGAGGAGGAACTCGCCCGTGCCCGCGCCCTCGACGTCGCCGCACTCGCCGACGCCGTCGAGTCCATCGGCTTCGAGTGTACGCGCTGTGGCGCGTGCTGTAAGGGGTACGAGACGTGCGGCAGCGAGGGTGGCGGAGACGAAAGCGAGGGGGAACGAGCGGGCGAACGGGAGCCGCACACGGCGACGGTGTTCCCCGACGAGGTTCGACGCCTGATGGGGACGGCCGGGGAGCGGACAGCGTACGACTGGCGCGACGTCGCCCGGCCGATGCCGTACGGACTCAGCGAGGGCGCGGACGGACTCGAAGGCGAGACCTTCGAATGGGCGCTGCAGACGACCGGCTGCGGTGACTGCACCTTCTACCGCGAGGTGGACGGGCAGGGGGCGTGTGCGGTCCACGACGCCCGACCGCTCGTCTGTCGGACGTACCCCTTCAGCGTCGCGCTCGGCGGGACGAGCCAGCCGATGGGCGAGGCGGTCGACGAAGAGGGGATGGTCCGCGCCCACGAGTGTGAGGGACTGGGCCGCGACATCTCACGGGCGGACGCGGAGGAGTTGGCGGCGGCGTTGAAACAGCGGGCGGTGCGCGAACTGGAGGAAGCAATCGGCGTGCGCGACACCTACGAGCCGACGAACGTGGAGGGCGTGGTCGTCCACGACTCCGAGGGCCAGAAGCGGCCCGACGGACGGCCACTGGACGTCGACTAG
- a CDS encoding MBL fold metallo-hydrolase: protein MQRIAVPVTRAVPTGATNAYLLGSDGALLVDPPTRHPALDALVEQHDVDHLAVTHTHPDHVGGVAHYAAETGATVWARRGREREFEAATGVTPDRTMREGTVLDTDGGRVTVLDTPGHAPDHVAFEVEGRVVCGDLAVAEGSVVVGAPEGDMRAYLTSLRRLRARRPARLFPGHGPPADDPRATLDRLVDHRLDREERVRRAVVDEGVRDLDDVVDAAYDKDVSAVRDLAVATVRAHLEKLAVEGVVQWNPSATRPIGSDEDGASDGV, encoded by the coding sequence GTGCAGCGAATCGCCGTCCCAGTCACCCGTGCCGTTCCGACGGGTGCCACCAACGCCTACCTCCTCGGGTCCGACGGCGCACTGCTCGTCGACCCGCCGACGCGACATCCTGCCCTCGATGCGCTCGTCGAACAGCACGACGTCGACCACCTCGCGGTGACCCACACCCACCCGGACCACGTCGGCGGCGTCGCCCACTACGCGGCGGAGACGGGCGCGACGGTGTGGGCGCGCCGCGGCCGGGAGCGGGAGTTCGAGGCCGCCACGGGCGTCACCCCCGACCGGACGATGCGCGAAGGGACCGTGCTCGACACCGACGGCGGGCGGGTGACGGTCCTCGACACGCCCGGACACGCGCCCGACCACGTCGCGTTCGAGGTCGAGGGACGCGTCGTCTGTGGCGACCTCGCCGTCGCCGAGGGGAGTGTCGTCGTCGGGGCACCGGAGGGAGACATGCGAGCGTACCTGACGAGCCTCCGTCGCCTGCGGGCGCGGAGGCCCGCCCGGCTCTTTCCGGGACACGGTCCGCCCGCAGACGACCCGCGCGCGACGCTCGACCGACTCGTCGACCACCGCCTCGACCGGGAGGAACGCGTGCGGCGTGCGGTCGTCGACGAGGGAGTTCGTGACCTCGACGACGTGGTCGATGCGGCCTACGACAAGGACGTGTCGGCGGTGCGGGACCTCGCCGTCGCGACGGTCCGCGCACACCTCGAGAAGCTCGCCGTCGAAGGGGTGGTCCAGTGGAACCCCTCGGCGACCCGACCCATCGGCAGCGACGAGGACGGCGCGAGCGACGGGGTTTAG
- a CDS encoding MarR family transcriptional regulator: MSTSTAEREAEELLSETEFRERLRELPPSAKLVAKVLQMDAPLSQGQLAEESLLPDRTVRYALNRLEESELVSSRYSFKDARKQVYYLNT, encoded by the coding sequence ATGAGCACCAGTACCGCAGAGCGGGAAGCCGAAGAGCTGTTATCCGAGACCGAGTTCCGCGAGCGGCTCCGCGAGCTTCCGCCGAGCGCGAAGCTCGTCGCCAAGGTCCTGCAGATGGACGCACCGCTCTCACAGGGACAGCTCGCCGAGGAGTCGCTCCTGCCCGACCGGACCGTCCGGTACGCACTCAACCGTCTCGAGGAGTCCGAACTCGTCTCCTCGCGGTACAGCTTCAAGGACGCTCGGAAGCAGGTGTACTACCTCAACACCTGA